A window from Dunckerocampus dactyliophorus isolate RoL2022-P2 chromosome 15, RoL_Ddac_1.1, whole genome shotgun sequence encodes these proteins:
- the LOC129168075 gene encoding kinesin-like protein KIF21A isoform X1: MSSGPDESSVRVALRIRPQLAREKIEGCHICTYVMPGEPQVFLGKDKAFTYDYVFDMDTQQDAIYSHCTQRLIEGCFEGYNATIFAYGQTGSGKTYTMGTGFDVNIGEDELGIIPRAVNHLFRGIEERRQAATEQGKPVPEFKINAQFLELYNEEVLDLFDTTRDIEARRQKSNVRIHEDASGGIYTVGVTTRSVTSAAEMIQCLKLGALSRTTASTQMNVQSSRSHAIFTIHLCQVRMCSPDNENTTDNRITNDSEIDEFETLTAKFHFVDLAGSERLKRTGATGDRAKEGISINCGLLALGNVISALGDRSKRSTHVPYRDSKLTRLLQDSLGGNSQTVMIACISPSDRDFMETLNTLKYANRARNIKNKVVVNQDRASQQISALRTEIARLQMELMEYKTGKRIVGEDGMEGINDLVHENSMLQTENNNLRVRVKAMQETIDAQRARLTQMLSDGANHALAKAGEGNEEIGNMIHNYIKEIEELRTKLLESESLNENLRKILSRASTRPSLYAGPASFSPALLGPEKEASDVIEMAKRDLEKLKKKEKKKKKRLRQYQESHHEDASAVKEEVPDNDVDVEASDHEEGEDCDAEEEESDTAGEETSEESESEELDEKESVQADLANITCEIAIKQKLIDELENSQRRLHTLKQQYEQKLVMLQNKIRDTQLERDKVLHNMGSVETCTEEKAKKIKAEYEKKLNSMNKELQKLQSAQKEHARLLKNQSQYEKQLKKLQQDVSEMKKTKVALMRQMKEQQERNRATECKRNREIASLKKDQRRAEHQVKQLEAQRRQQELILRRKNEEVTALRRQVRPVSGKATRKVTVPEALPEASHRSAPGRSHSSGTSTSNGARSSPVWKRSVYLTRTARAKWQSLERRVSDIIMQRMTISNMETDMNRLLKQREELTKRRERVSRKKTKIVAEGADAERPLTSLNEELESLSANIDYINDSIADCQANIMQMEEAKEEGDPADVTAVISSCNLSEARFLLDHFMTMAINKGLQAAQKDSQLKVMEGRLKQTEINSATQNQLLFHMLKEKAEINPELDALLGSALQELGYLSPENGDGSSSDESTPSPGAEGSTLASDLMKLCGETRLRSKARRRTTTQMELLYASSGDLSSDSPTGDFSGPLLSIIEHQDGLPDTHRTPDREQTVSPSLTRPVGVFRSRSPTSTAERRQLECSPLSRRKLQEKGPTATPICMGDAKSTGNDYKTLGVIHTVPPPKTTKAAKLQCVHVAEGHTKPVLCVDATEDLLFTGSKDRTCKVWNLVTGQEIMSLAEHPSSVVSVRYTSSLVFTVSTAYIKVWDIRDCAKCIRTLTASGQVATGDTCSSAGGFTIPPGESQINHIAINPSGSFLYAAAGNTVRMWDLRKFASTGKLTGHLGAVTCLTVDKLGNGQDLVLTGSKDHHIKMFEVAEATQGSVSSCHTFDPAHQDGVESLTMHGDFFYSGSRDCYIKKWDLASKKLLQQTASAQTDWVSALGVVPGSSALLSGCRGGLLRLWHADSLAPLGEVQGHDSPINGLASNSSQLFTASDDRTVKIWEAKGSLEDGVH; this comes from the exons gATTCGTCCTCAGTTGGCCAGAGAGAAGATCGAGGGTTGCCATATTTGCACATACGTGATGCCCGGGGAGCCGCAGGTGTTTCTGGGCAAGGACAAGGCCTTCACTTACGACTATGTCTTCGACATGGACACCCAGCAGGACGCCATCTACAGCCACTGCACCCAGAGGCTCATTGAGGGCTGCTTCGAGGGCTACAACGCCACCATATTTGCATACGGGCAG ACCGGTTCGGGAAAGACGTACACCATGGGAACCGGCTTTGACGTCAACATCGGCGAGGACGAGCTGGGTATCATTCCCAGGGCCGTCAACCACCTGTTCCGGGGCATCGAGGAGCGCAGGCAGGCCGCCACGGAGCAGGGCAAGCCCGTCCCTGAGTTTAAGATCAACGCTCAGTTCCTGGag CTGTACAACGAGGAAGTGCTGGACTTGTTTGACACGACGCGAGACATCGAGGCCAGGAGGCAGAAATCCAACGTCCGCATCCATGAGGACGCCAGCGGAGGCATCTACACAGTTGGAGTCACCACACGCAGCGTCACCTCTGCTGCCGAG ATGATCCAGTGTTTGAAGCTGGGCGCTCTCTCCAGAACCACCGCCAGCACTCAGATGAACGTCCAGAGTTCACGCTCCCACGCCATCTTCACTATCCACCTGTGCCAAGTTCGAATGTGCTCACCAGACAAC GAAAACACCACAGACAACCGGATAACGAATGACTCGGAAATCGACGAGTTTGAGACACTGACGGCTAAGTTCCACTTCGTGGATCTGGCTGGTTCCGAGAGGCTGAAGAGAACTGGAGCAACAGGCGACAGAGCCAAAGAAGGCATCTCCATCAACTGTGGACTG CTGGCCCTGGGCAATGTCATCAGCGCTTTAGGTGACAGAAGTAAGCGCTCCACTCATGTGCCTTACAGAGACTCCAAACTCACCCGCCTCCTGCAGGACTCCCTTGGCGGCAACAG TCAAACAGTGATGATCGCCTGCATCAGCCCGTCAGACCGCGACTTCATGGAGACCTTAAACACCCTTAAGTACGCCAACCGAGCGCGTAACATCAAAAATAAGGTGGTGGTGAACCAGGACCGAGCCAGCCAGCAGATCAGCGCCCTGAGGACAGAGATAGCACGTCTCCAGATGGAGCTGATGGAGTACAAGACG GGTAAGCGAATAGTGGGCGAGGACGGCATGGAGGGGATCAACGACTTGGTCCATGAGAACTCCATGTTGCAGACGGAGAATAACAACCTGAGGGTCAGGGTGAAGGCCATGCAGGAGACCATTGACGCCCAACGAGCCAGACTCACTCAGATGCTCAGTGATGGAGCCAACCATGCCCTGGCCAAAGCAG GTGAAGGCAACGAGGAAATTGGGAACATGATCCACAACTACATCAAGGAAATCGAGGAGCTCAG aACCAAACTTCTGGAGAGTGAGTCTCTGAATGAGAACCTCAGGAAGATCCTTTCCCGGGCTTCCACTCGCCCCTCCTTGTACGCCGGTCCCGCCTCCTTCTCCCCTGCACTGTTGGGGCCTGAGAAGGAGGCCAGCGACGTCATAGAGATGGCCAAGAGAGATCTGGAGAAGctcaagaagaaggaaaagaagaagaaaaagag ACTGAGGCAGTACCAGGAGAGTCACCACGAGGATGCCAG tgctGTTAAGGAAGAAGTTCCTGACAATGACGTTGACGTG GAGGCCAGCGACCACGAGGAAGGCGAGGACTGCGATGCAGAGGAAGAAGAGTCGGACACAGCTGGAGAGGAGACATCTGAGGAGTCGGAGTCCGAGGAGCTGGATGAAAAAG AGAGTGTCCAGGCCGACCTGGCCAACATCACCTGCGAGATCGCCATCAAGCAGAAGCTCATAGATGAGCTGGAGAACAGCCAGCGTCGCCTTCACACGCTCAAACAGCAGTACGAGCAGAAGCTGGTGATGCTGCAGAATAAGATCAGGGACACGCAGCTGGAGAGAGACAAAGTGCTACATAATATGG GTTCAGTGGAGACGTGCACAGAGGAGAAGGCAAAAAAGATCAAGGCGGAGTACGAGAAGAAGCTGAACTCCATGAACAAGGAGCTGCAGAAGCTCCAGTCGGCTCAGAAGGAACACGCCCGGCTGCTGAAGAACCAGTCCCAGTACGAGAAGCAGCTCAAGAAACTGCAGCAGGACGTCAGTGAGATGAAGAAGACTAAG GTTGCACTGATGCGTCAAATGAAGGAGCAACAGGAGCGCAATCGAGCTACGGAGTGCAAAAGGAACAGGGAGATAGCCTCTTTGAAGAAAGACCAGCGCAGAGCTGAG CATCAAGTGAAGCAGCTGGAGGCTCAGAGGAGACAACAGGAGTTAATCCTACGCAGGAAGAACGAAGAG GTGACTGCTTtgaggaggcaggtgaggccaGTGTCTGGCAAGGCGACCAGGAAAGTCACCGTACCTGAAGCACTCCCAGAAGCATCCCATCGGAGCGCTCCAGGAAGGTCGCATTCCTCTGGAACGTCAACGTCCAACGGCGCCAG GAGCTCTCCCGTGTGGAAAAGAAGCGTCTACCTCACCCGCACAGCGAGGGCCAAATGGCAGTCACTGGAGAGACGCGTCAGCGACATCATCATGCAGAGGATGACCATCTCAAACATGGAGACGGATATGAATCGACTTCTGAAG CAAAGGGAGGAGCTTACCAAGCGGAGGGAGCGAGTATCCAGAAAGAAGACAAAGATTGTGGCCGAGGGTGCGGATGCGGAGCGCCCGCTGACCTCCTTGAACGAGGAGCTGGAGTCTTTGAGCGCCAACATCGACTACATCAACGACAGCATTGCAGACTGCCAGGCGAACATCATGCAGATGGAGGAGGCTAAG GAGGAAGGCGACCCGGCGGATGTCACAGCAGTGATCAGCTCGTGTAATCTCTCAGAGGCACGCTTCCTTTTGGACCATTTCATGACAATGGCCATCAATAAG GGTCTGCAGGCGGCCCAGAAAGACTCccagctgaaggtgatggagggCCGGCTGAAGCAGACGGAGATCAACAGCGCCACCCAGAACCAGCTGCTGTTCCACATGCTGAAGGAGAAAGCCGAGATCAACCCGGAGCTGGACGCCCTGCTGGGTAGCGCGCTACAAG AGTTAGGTTACCTGTCACCAG AAAATGGCGACGGAAGCAGCAGCGATGAGTCCACCCCCAGTCCGGGTGCAGAGGGAAG CACACTGGCGTCAGATCTGATGAAGTTATGTGGTGAAACCAGGCTGAGAAGTAAG GCCCGCAGGAGGACCACGACCCAGATGGAGCTGCTTTACGCCAGCTCTGGGGATCTATCCTCCGACTCCCCCACAGGAGACTTCTCTGGCCCTTTGCTTTCCATCATTGAGCACCAGGACGGGCTTCCAGACACTCACAGAACTCCTGACCGTGAACAAACTGTCTCCCCGTCTCTGACCCGTCCAGTCGGGGT TTTCAGATCCAGGTCACCAACGAGCACCGCTGAGCGGAGGCAGCTTGAGTGTTCGCCCCTCAGCCGCAGGAAACTGCAGGAAAAAGGGCCAACAGCCACTCCAATTTGCATGGGGGACGCAAAAAGTACAGGAAATGACTACAAAACACT AGGTGTAATCCACACTGTGCCGCCTCCCAAGACCACCAAGGCAGCCAAACTCCAATGTGTGCACGTCGCTGAGGGACATACCAAGCCTGTCCTCTGTGTGGATGCCACGGAGGATCTGCTCTTCACTGGATCGAAAG ATCGAACGTGTAAGGTGTGGAACCTGGTGACGGGTCAGGAGATCATGTCTTTAGCAGAGCACCCCAGCAGTGTTGTCTCAGTCAG GTACACTTCCAGCCTCGTCTTTACGGTCTCCACTGCCTACATCAAAGTGTGGGACATACGAGATTGTGCAAAATGTATCCGCACTCTGAC GGCTTCCGGACAGGTTGCTACAGGTGATACCTGTTCCTCAGCCGGAGGTTTTACAATACCTCCAGGAGAGAGTCAGATCAACCACATCGCCATCAACCCTTCCGGTTCTTTCCTGTACGCCGCCGCTGGCAATACCGTACGCATGTGGGATCTCCGCAA GTTTGCATCCACCGGGAAGCTCACTGGCCATTTGGGAGCCGTCACGTGTCTGACGGTTGATAAGTTGGGAAACGGGCAAGATCTGGTGCTCACTGGCTCGAAGGACCATCACATCAAA ATGTTTGAGGTGGCAGAAGCCACTCAGGGTAGCGTCAGCTCCTGCCATACGTTCGACCCCGCTCACCAGGACGGCGTGGAGTCCCTCACCATGCACGGTGACTTCTTCTACAGCGGCTCCAGAGACTGCTACATAAAAAAGTGGGATTTGGCCAGTAAGAAGCTGCTGCAG CAGACAGCAAGTGCACAGACAGATTGGGTCAGCGCTCTGGGCGTGGTACCAGGCTCTTCGGCCCTGCTCAGCGGATGCAGGGGAGGTCTGCTACGCCTCTGGCACGCTGACTCACTCGCACCCCTCGGCGAGGTTCAAGGCCATGATAGTCCTATTAATGGCCTGGCCTCCAACAGCAGCCAACTGTTCACAGCATCCGA TGACCGCACAGTGAAGATTTGGGAAGCCAAAGGATCCCTGGAGGATGGAGTCCACTGA
- the LOC129168075 gene encoding kinesin-like protein KIF21A isoform X3 encodes MSSGPDESSVRVALRIRPQLAREKIEGCHICTYVMPGEPQVFLGKDKAFTYDYVFDMDTQQDAIYSHCTQRLIEGCFEGYNATIFAYGQTGSGKTYTMGTGFDVNIGEDELGIIPRAVNHLFRGIEERRQAATEQGKPVPEFKINAQFLELYNEEVLDLFDTTRDIEARRQKSNVRIHEDASGGIYTVGVTTRSVTSAAEMIQCLKLGALSRTTASTQMNVQSSRSHAIFTIHLCQVRMCSPDNENTTDNRITNDSEIDEFETLTAKFHFVDLAGSERLKRTGATGDRAKEGISINCGLLALGNVISALGDRSKRSTHVPYRDSKLTRLLQDSLGGNSQTVMIACISPSDRDFMETLNTLKYANRARNIKNKVVVNQDRASQQISALRTEIARLQMELMEYKTGKRIVGEDGMEGINDLVHENSMLQTENNNLRVRVKAMQETIDAQRARLTQMLSDGANHALAKAGEGNEEIGNMIHNYIKEIEELRTKLLESESLNENLRKILSRASTRPSLYAGPASFSPALLGPEKEASDVIEMAKRDLEKLKKKEKKKKKRLRQYQESHHEDASAVKEEVPDNDVDVEASDHEEGEDCDAEEEESDTAGEETSEESESEELDEKESVQADLANITCEIAIKQKLIDELENSQRRLHTLKQQYEQKLVMLQNKIRDTQLERDKVLHNMGSVETCTEEKAKKIKAEYEKKLNSMNKELQKLQSAQKEHARLLKNQSQYEKQLKKLQQDVSEMKKTKVALMRQMKEQQERNRATECKRNREIASLKKDQRRAEHQVKQLEAQRRQQELILRRKNEEVTALRRQVRPVSGKATRKVTVPEALPEASHRSAPGRSHSSGTSTSNGARSSPVWKRSVYLTRTARAKWQSLERRVSDIIMQRMTISNMETDMNRLLKQREELTKRRERVSRKKTKIVAEGADAERPLTSLNEELESLSANIDYINDSIADCQANIMQMEEAKEEGDPADVTAVISSCNLSEARFLLDHFMTMAINKGLQAAQKDSQLKVMEGRLKQTEINSATQNQLLFHMLKEKAEINPELDALLGSALQENGDGSSSDESTPSPGAEGSTLASDLMKLCGETRLRSKARRRTTTQMELLYASSGDLSSDSPTGDFSGPLLSIIEHQDGLPDTHRTPDREQTVSPSLTRPVGVFRSRSPTSTAERRQLECSPLSRRKLQEKGPTATPICMGDAKSTGNDYKTLGVIHTVPPPKTTKAAKLQCVHVAEGHTKPVLCVDATEDLLFTGSKDRTCKVWNLVTGQEIMSLAEHPSSVVSVRYTSSLVFTVSTAYIKVWDIRDCAKCIRTLTASGQVATGDTCSSAGGFTIPPGESQINHIAINPSGSFLYAAAGNTVRMWDLRKFASTGKLTGHLGAVTCLTVDKLGNGQDLVLTGSKDHHIKMFEVAEATQGSVSSCHTFDPAHQDGVESLTMHGDFFYSGSRDCYIKKWDLASKKLLQQTASAQTDWVSALGVVPGSSALLSGCRGGLLRLWHADSLAPLGEVQGHDSPINGLASNSSQLFTASDDRTVKIWEAKGSLEDGVH; translated from the exons gATTCGTCCTCAGTTGGCCAGAGAGAAGATCGAGGGTTGCCATATTTGCACATACGTGATGCCCGGGGAGCCGCAGGTGTTTCTGGGCAAGGACAAGGCCTTCACTTACGACTATGTCTTCGACATGGACACCCAGCAGGACGCCATCTACAGCCACTGCACCCAGAGGCTCATTGAGGGCTGCTTCGAGGGCTACAACGCCACCATATTTGCATACGGGCAG ACCGGTTCGGGAAAGACGTACACCATGGGAACCGGCTTTGACGTCAACATCGGCGAGGACGAGCTGGGTATCATTCCCAGGGCCGTCAACCACCTGTTCCGGGGCATCGAGGAGCGCAGGCAGGCCGCCACGGAGCAGGGCAAGCCCGTCCCTGAGTTTAAGATCAACGCTCAGTTCCTGGag CTGTACAACGAGGAAGTGCTGGACTTGTTTGACACGACGCGAGACATCGAGGCCAGGAGGCAGAAATCCAACGTCCGCATCCATGAGGACGCCAGCGGAGGCATCTACACAGTTGGAGTCACCACACGCAGCGTCACCTCTGCTGCCGAG ATGATCCAGTGTTTGAAGCTGGGCGCTCTCTCCAGAACCACCGCCAGCACTCAGATGAACGTCCAGAGTTCACGCTCCCACGCCATCTTCACTATCCACCTGTGCCAAGTTCGAATGTGCTCACCAGACAAC GAAAACACCACAGACAACCGGATAACGAATGACTCGGAAATCGACGAGTTTGAGACACTGACGGCTAAGTTCCACTTCGTGGATCTGGCTGGTTCCGAGAGGCTGAAGAGAACTGGAGCAACAGGCGACAGAGCCAAAGAAGGCATCTCCATCAACTGTGGACTG CTGGCCCTGGGCAATGTCATCAGCGCTTTAGGTGACAGAAGTAAGCGCTCCACTCATGTGCCTTACAGAGACTCCAAACTCACCCGCCTCCTGCAGGACTCCCTTGGCGGCAACAG TCAAACAGTGATGATCGCCTGCATCAGCCCGTCAGACCGCGACTTCATGGAGACCTTAAACACCCTTAAGTACGCCAACCGAGCGCGTAACATCAAAAATAAGGTGGTGGTGAACCAGGACCGAGCCAGCCAGCAGATCAGCGCCCTGAGGACAGAGATAGCACGTCTCCAGATGGAGCTGATGGAGTACAAGACG GGTAAGCGAATAGTGGGCGAGGACGGCATGGAGGGGATCAACGACTTGGTCCATGAGAACTCCATGTTGCAGACGGAGAATAACAACCTGAGGGTCAGGGTGAAGGCCATGCAGGAGACCATTGACGCCCAACGAGCCAGACTCACTCAGATGCTCAGTGATGGAGCCAACCATGCCCTGGCCAAAGCAG GTGAAGGCAACGAGGAAATTGGGAACATGATCCACAACTACATCAAGGAAATCGAGGAGCTCAG aACCAAACTTCTGGAGAGTGAGTCTCTGAATGAGAACCTCAGGAAGATCCTTTCCCGGGCTTCCACTCGCCCCTCCTTGTACGCCGGTCCCGCCTCCTTCTCCCCTGCACTGTTGGGGCCTGAGAAGGAGGCCAGCGACGTCATAGAGATGGCCAAGAGAGATCTGGAGAAGctcaagaagaaggaaaagaagaagaaaaagag ACTGAGGCAGTACCAGGAGAGTCACCACGAGGATGCCAG tgctGTTAAGGAAGAAGTTCCTGACAATGACGTTGACGTG GAGGCCAGCGACCACGAGGAAGGCGAGGACTGCGATGCAGAGGAAGAAGAGTCGGACACAGCTGGAGAGGAGACATCTGAGGAGTCGGAGTCCGAGGAGCTGGATGAAAAAG AGAGTGTCCAGGCCGACCTGGCCAACATCACCTGCGAGATCGCCATCAAGCAGAAGCTCATAGATGAGCTGGAGAACAGCCAGCGTCGCCTTCACACGCTCAAACAGCAGTACGAGCAGAAGCTGGTGATGCTGCAGAATAAGATCAGGGACACGCAGCTGGAGAGAGACAAAGTGCTACATAATATGG GTTCAGTGGAGACGTGCACAGAGGAGAAGGCAAAAAAGATCAAGGCGGAGTACGAGAAGAAGCTGAACTCCATGAACAAGGAGCTGCAGAAGCTCCAGTCGGCTCAGAAGGAACACGCCCGGCTGCTGAAGAACCAGTCCCAGTACGAGAAGCAGCTCAAGAAACTGCAGCAGGACGTCAGTGAGATGAAGAAGACTAAG GTTGCACTGATGCGTCAAATGAAGGAGCAACAGGAGCGCAATCGAGCTACGGAGTGCAAAAGGAACAGGGAGATAGCCTCTTTGAAGAAAGACCAGCGCAGAGCTGAG CATCAAGTGAAGCAGCTGGAGGCTCAGAGGAGACAACAGGAGTTAATCCTACGCAGGAAGAACGAAGAG GTGACTGCTTtgaggaggcaggtgaggccaGTGTCTGGCAAGGCGACCAGGAAAGTCACCGTACCTGAAGCACTCCCAGAAGCATCCCATCGGAGCGCTCCAGGAAGGTCGCATTCCTCTGGAACGTCAACGTCCAACGGCGCCAG GAGCTCTCCCGTGTGGAAAAGAAGCGTCTACCTCACCCGCACAGCGAGGGCCAAATGGCAGTCACTGGAGAGACGCGTCAGCGACATCATCATGCAGAGGATGACCATCTCAAACATGGAGACGGATATGAATCGACTTCTGAAG CAAAGGGAGGAGCTTACCAAGCGGAGGGAGCGAGTATCCAGAAAGAAGACAAAGATTGTGGCCGAGGGTGCGGATGCGGAGCGCCCGCTGACCTCCTTGAACGAGGAGCTGGAGTCTTTGAGCGCCAACATCGACTACATCAACGACAGCATTGCAGACTGCCAGGCGAACATCATGCAGATGGAGGAGGCTAAG GAGGAAGGCGACCCGGCGGATGTCACAGCAGTGATCAGCTCGTGTAATCTCTCAGAGGCACGCTTCCTTTTGGACCATTTCATGACAATGGCCATCAATAAG GGTCTGCAGGCGGCCCAGAAAGACTCccagctgaaggtgatggagggCCGGCTGAAGCAGACGGAGATCAACAGCGCCACCCAGAACCAGCTGCTGTTCCACATGCTGAAGGAGAAAGCCGAGATCAACCCGGAGCTGGACGCCCTGCTGGGTAGCGCGCTACAAG AAAATGGCGACGGAAGCAGCAGCGATGAGTCCACCCCCAGTCCGGGTGCAGAGGGAAG CACACTGGCGTCAGATCTGATGAAGTTATGTGGTGAAACCAGGCTGAGAAGTAAG GCCCGCAGGAGGACCACGACCCAGATGGAGCTGCTTTACGCCAGCTCTGGGGATCTATCCTCCGACTCCCCCACAGGAGACTTCTCTGGCCCTTTGCTTTCCATCATTGAGCACCAGGACGGGCTTCCAGACACTCACAGAACTCCTGACCGTGAACAAACTGTCTCCCCGTCTCTGACCCGTCCAGTCGGGGT TTTCAGATCCAGGTCACCAACGAGCACCGCTGAGCGGAGGCAGCTTGAGTGTTCGCCCCTCAGCCGCAGGAAACTGCAGGAAAAAGGGCCAACAGCCACTCCAATTTGCATGGGGGACGCAAAAAGTACAGGAAATGACTACAAAACACT AGGTGTAATCCACACTGTGCCGCCTCCCAAGACCACCAAGGCAGCCAAACTCCAATGTGTGCACGTCGCTGAGGGACATACCAAGCCTGTCCTCTGTGTGGATGCCACGGAGGATCTGCTCTTCACTGGATCGAAAG ATCGAACGTGTAAGGTGTGGAACCTGGTGACGGGTCAGGAGATCATGTCTTTAGCAGAGCACCCCAGCAGTGTTGTCTCAGTCAG GTACACTTCCAGCCTCGTCTTTACGGTCTCCACTGCCTACATCAAAGTGTGGGACATACGAGATTGTGCAAAATGTATCCGCACTCTGAC GGCTTCCGGACAGGTTGCTACAGGTGATACCTGTTCCTCAGCCGGAGGTTTTACAATACCTCCAGGAGAGAGTCAGATCAACCACATCGCCATCAACCCTTCCGGTTCTTTCCTGTACGCCGCCGCTGGCAATACCGTACGCATGTGGGATCTCCGCAA GTTTGCATCCACCGGGAAGCTCACTGGCCATTTGGGAGCCGTCACGTGTCTGACGGTTGATAAGTTGGGAAACGGGCAAGATCTGGTGCTCACTGGCTCGAAGGACCATCACATCAAA ATGTTTGAGGTGGCAGAAGCCACTCAGGGTAGCGTCAGCTCCTGCCATACGTTCGACCCCGCTCACCAGGACGGCGTGGAGTCCCTCACCATGCACGGTGACTTCTTCTACAGCGGCTCCAGAGACTGCTACATAAAAAAGTGGGATTTGGCCAGTAAGAAGCTGCTGCAG CAGACAGCAAGTGCACAGACAGATTGGGTCAGCGCTCTGGGCGTGGTACCAGGCTCTTCGGCCCTGCTCAGCGGATGCAGGGGAGGTCTGCTACGCCTCTGGCACGCTGACTCACTCGCACCCCTCGGCGAGGTTCAAGGCCATGATAGTCCTATTAATGGCCTGGCCTCCAACAGCAGCCAACTGTTCACAGCATCCGA TGACCGCACAGTGAAGATTTGGGAAGCCAAAGGATCCCTGGAGGATGGAGTCCACTGA